From one Candidatus Sulfotelmatobacter sp. genomic stretch:
- a CDS encoding DoxX family protein yields MIDDLVLLAVRLAVGGSIASHGAQKAFGWFEGPGPDKAAGYFEGLGFKPGARFAQAASATEIGSGILIALGLGGPLGPAGLLSTMIVAAQSVHAKNGYFQQKGGVELNVLYAASALALAARGFGALSLDRALGLHDRLHHPVLETLALAGGVLSAWAILGQRDAGPPEGTLATPTISGARSNGSAEPARS; encoded by the coding sequence ATGATCGACGATCTCGTGCTGCTGGCGGTGCGCCTCGCCGTCGGCGGCAGCATCGCTTCGCACGGCGCGCAAAAGGCGTTCGGCTGGTTCGAAGGGCCTGGCCCCGACAAGGCGGCCGGCTATTTCGAAGGGCTCGGCTTCAAGCCCGGTGCCCGCTTCGCGCAGGCGGCGTCCGCCACCGAGATCGGTTCGGGCATCCTCATCGCGCTGGGACTGGGCGGTCCGCTCGGCCCGGCGGGACTGCTCTCGACGATGATCGTCGCGGCGCAGTCGGTGCACGCCAAGAACGGCTACTTCCAGCAGAAGGGCGGCGTCGAGCTGAACGTGCTCTACGCGGCGTCGGCGTTGGCGCTGGCGGCGCGCGGCTTCGGCGCGCTCTCGCTCGATCGCGCGCTCGGCCTGCACGACCGGCTGCATCACCCGGTGCTCGAGACGCTGGCGCTGGCCGGCGGCGTCCTCTCGGCGTGGGCGATTCTCGGGCAGCGCGATGCCGGGCCGCCGGAGGGCACGCTGGCGACGCCCACGATCAGCGGCGCGCGCAGCAACGGCAGCGCCGAGCCGGCCCGCAGCTAG
- a CDS encoding PHP domain-containing protein, whose product MTVDFHSHTRESDGTLRADELAARMRARGVSWFSITDHDTTRAYDGLDTTGAHVVPGIEINTTWDGSEVHILGYRIPTGPGALADALARNREHRRSRVGRMAAALAAAGYPLSEEQIVAESDGGHALGRPHVAKALVRAGHVRDVQAAFDTLLSRGKPGYVPSHHITPAAAIELVIAAGGVPVLAHPGRLRDESVIETLTASGLRGLEVFYPSHTTEQVARYRALANRLGLVMTAGSDFHDPRWNPRGVGMDVDPANIRPFLDLVA is encoded by the coding sequence TTGACGGTCGACTTCCACTCGCACACGCGCGAGAGCGATGGCACGCTGCGCGCCGACGAGCTGGCGGCGCGCATGCGAGCACGCGGCGTCTCGTGGTTCTCGATCACCGATCACGACACGACCCGCGCCTACGACGGGCTCGACACGACCGGCGCGCACGTCGTCCCCGGCATCGAGATCAACACGACCTGGGACGGCAGCGAGGTCCACATCCTGGGCTACCGCATCCCCACCGGGCCCGGCGCCCTCGCCGACGCGCTGGCGCGCAATCGCGAACACCGTCGCTCGCGGGTCGGCCGCATGGCGGCCGCGCTCGCGGCCGCCGGCTACCCGCTCAGCGAAGAACAGATCGTGGCCGAGTCCGACGGCGGTCACGCGTTGGGCCGCCCGCACGTCGCCAAAGCGCTCGTGCGCGCCGGCCACGTGCGCGACGTGCAGGCGGCGTTCGACACGCTGCTCTCGCGCGGCAAGCCCGGCTACGTTCCCTCGCACCACATTACCCCGGCCGCCGCGATCGAGCTGGTCATCGCGGCCGGCGGTGTTCCGGTGCTCGCCCATCCCGGCCGGCTGCGCGACGAGAGCGTGATCGAGACGCTGACCGCAAGCGGCCTGCGCGGGCTGGAAGTCTTCTATCCCAGCCACACCACCGAACAGGTCGCGCGCTACCGCGCGCTGGCGAACCGCTTGGGGCTGGTGATGACGGCAGGCTCGGACTTCCACGACCCGCGTTGGAACCCGCGCGGGGTGGGCATGGACGTCGATCCGGCCAACATCCGGCCGTTCCTCGATCTGGTCGCCTAG
- a CDS encoding stage V sporulation protein S: protein MSAQSNPNSVAGALAGVLREKTHAELQAIGAGATNQAVKAIAIARSYLHAGGIDLTCVPEFTEVEIDGNVRTAIRLLVERRALSGPPPAPPPPEAGA, encoded by the coding sequence GTGTCCGCTCAGTCGAATCCCAACTCCGTCGCCGGCGCCCTGGCGGGCGTGCTGCGTGAGAAGACCCATGCCGAGCTCCAAGCGATCGGAGCCGGTGCGACCAACCAAGCTGTCAAAGCGATCGCCATCGCGCGCTCCTACCTGCACGCCGGGGGCATCGACTTGACCTGCGTTCCGGAGTTCACCGAAGTCGAGATCGACGGCAACGTCCGTACCGCGATCCGTCTCTTGGTCGAACGGCGCGCCCTGTCCGGACCCCCGCCGGCGCCGCCGCCACCGGAAGCGGGCGCTTGA
- a CDS encoding TIGR00282 family metallophosphoesterase, whose product MVVGDVMGSPGRDVLMNHLPLAREQYHVDAVIANGENAAGGFGLTTQTADELFEAGVDFITSGNHIWDKREFRNALDETDRILRPANYPPTLPGRGAGTFVAGGVTIGVLNLMGRVFMPPVDDPFRVGRDLVDELRARTNVIVVDVHAEATSEKMALGRFFDGSISLLYGTHTHVQTSDEQIFAGGTAYLTDVGMTGPSEGIIGMEAGPVLERFTKTVSERFAVQKSGTRQFCAAVTTVDVATGRALDIKRINLRGLA is encoded by the coding sequence TTGGTCGTCGGCGATGTCATGGGCTCGCCGGGCCGCGACGTCCTCATGAACCACCTGCCGCTCGCGCGCGAGCAGTACCACGTCGACGCGGTCATCGCCAACGGCGAGAACGCGGCCGGCGGTTTCGGGCTGACCACGCAGACCGCGGACGAGCTGTTCGAGGCCGGCGTCGACTTCATCACGTCCGGCAACCACATCTGGGACAAGCGCGAGTTTCGCAACGCGCTCGACGAGACCGACCGCATCCTGCGGCCCGCCAACTATCCGCCCACGCTGCCCGGCCGGGGCGCCGGCACGTTCGTCGCCGGCGGCGTCACCATCGGGGTGCTCAACCTGATGGGCCGCGTCTTCATGCCGCCCGTCGACGACCCGTTCCGCGTCGGCCGCGACCTGGTCGACGAGCTGCGCGCGCGCACGAACGTGATCGTCGTCGACGTGCACGCCGAGGCGACCTCGGAGAAGATGGCGCTGGGGCGGTTCTTCGACGGCTCCATCTCCCTGTTGTACGGGACGCACACCCACGTGCAGACCTCCGACGAGCAGATCTTCGCCGGCGGCACCGCCTACCTCACCGACGTCGGGATGACCGGGCCTTCCGAGGGCATCATCGGAATGGAGGCGGGCCCGGTGCTCGAGCGATTCACCAAAACCGTCTCGGAGCGGTTCGCCGTCCAGAAATCGGGTACACGGCAGTTTTGTGCGGCCGTCACGACGGTGGACGTCGCGACGGGACGCGCGCTCGACATCAAACGCATCAATCTTCGAGGCCTGGCATGA
- a CDS encoding type 1 glutamine amidotransferase domain-containing protein: protein MLLPLPERDSDPSEVAITWQVLAGSGHEVVFATQTGAAAQSDEVMLTGRGLGLFGRVLGANADARAAYAALAHLPPFRAPERWETLRARDYDALFLPGGHRARGMRAYLESAVLQQLVVDFFADDKPVAAICHGVLLAARSIDPRTRRSVLYGRRTTALTWQLERAAWRIGRIARFWDPDYYRTYREAPDQPPGYMSVQAEVTRALERPSDFEDVPRGDPDYRRKTAGLARDTLTDATPAFVVQHGRYCSGRWPGDVHTLATTFDRVLRTLPGSSR from the coding sequence GTGTTGCTCCCGCTCCCCGAACGGGACTCCGATCCGAGCGAAGTCGCGATCACCTGGCAAGTCCTGGCGGGTTCGGGTCACGAGGTCGTCTTCGCGACCCAGACCGGCGCAGCCGCGCAGTCGGACGAGGTGATGCTGACGGGGCGCGGTCTGGGCCTGTTCGGGCGCGTGCTCGGCGCGAACGCCGACGCGCGCGCCGCCTACGCCGCGCTGGCGCACCTGCCGCCCTTCCGCGCGCCCGAGCGCTGGGAGACGCTGCGCGCGCGCGACTACGACGCGCTGTTCCTGCCCGGCGGCCACCGCGCGCGCGGGATGCGCGCGTACCTCGAGAGCGCGGTGCTGCAGCAGCTGGTCGTCGACTTCTTCGCGGACGACAAACCGGTGGCGGCGATCTGCCATGGCGTGCTGCTGGCCGCGCGCAGCATCGATCCGCGCACGCGGCGTTCGGTGCTCTACGGCCGGCGCACGACCGCCTTGACCTGGCAGCTCGAGCGCGCGGCCTGGCGCATCGGGCGCATCGCGCGCTTCTGGGATCCCGACTACTATCGCACCTACCGCGAAGCGCCGGATCAACCGCCGGGCTACATGAGCGTCCAGGCCGAGGTCACGCGCGCGCTCGAACGCCCGAGCGACTTCGAGGACGTGCCGCGCGGCGATCCGGACTACCGCCGCAAGACCGCGGGCCTCGCGCGCGACACGCTGACCGACGCGACGCCCGCGTTCGTCGTCCAGCACGGCCGCTATTGTTCGGGCCGCTGGCCGGGGGACGTGCACACGTTGGCCACGACCTTCGACCGCGTGCTGCGCACGCTGCCGGGGAGCTCGCGCTAG